Part of the Labrenzia sp. PHM005 genome is shown below.
TGAATAGATCGACTGTTTTTCGTCGCCGACGGCAAAGAGAGTGCGCACTTTCTCCCGTCCGCTGTCGCCGACGAAGAACTCGGAGGCCAGCGCGTTGACCACTTCCCATTGGCGCGGGCTGGTATCCTGCGCCTCATCAACAAGGATATGGTCGAGCCCCTGATCAAGTTTATACTGCACCCATTGTGCGGCATCGGACTTGGCCAGCAGTGTTGCTGTTTTGACCACCAGGTCTTCAAAATCGAGATAACCCTTGGCCGTCTTGGCCCGCTCGTAATAGGTGATGACGGCGTCGGCGAGCCTTAGAAGCGAAGCCGTTCCTTCATAAGTCAGCACCTTGCGGCGGCCGTCCAGAAGATCCAGCAGACGGCCCTGTTCGGCAATCAACGCCTCAACCATCTCGGGGAAGGCTTCAGCCACTTTCTTGGTCGCCAGCGATTTGCGCGGCTCTAATTTTCCGGTCAGGAACACCGGTAGCCAGGCCTCCCGGAAAACATCCGGATCAGTTTGCCGGTTTGCGGCCACCAGCGCATCCGCCCTGCCCTGATCGGTCTTGGTGCCGGTGTTCAGTGCTTCGGCGTAACTCAAGCAGATGTTCAGATCGATTGGGCATTCGGAGCGGAAGCGATGATCGAATTCAGAGATCTGAAGTTTGGGATCAACGTCGAGGTCCTCCGCGAGCTCGGCAAGAGCAGGTTCCAGACCGCCGGCATCCACCGTCCAGCGGCGAAACGCATCCCGATTCTGAATCAGTTCATCAAGTGCCTTCTGCGCCCCGCCATCACTCATCAGATCAATGACAGAGGCAAGCGCTGCACCGAAGAGGCTTTCCGGCTCCATTTCGGCCTTATACAAGACACTCGCACGCGCTTCGGCCATCAACTCGGCAGCAATGCGGTCATCGAGCACATTGAAGTGGCCGGCGACATTGGCCTCCAGCGGAAACTGATGCAGCAGCGCTTCACAAAAACCATGGATGGTCTGGATTTTGAGGCCGCCCGGTGTTTCGAGTGCCCGGGCAAACAGGCGCCGGGCCATTACGATCCGGGCTGCGTCCGGCTGCCGTCCCTCGATCTCGAACAGCTCCTTGGCAAGATCCGCGTCGTCCATGGTCACCCAGGTGCCGAGGATCTTGAAGACACGGGTCGCCATTTCAGCGGCGGCTGCCTTGGTGAAGGTCAGCGCCAAAATGCGCGAGGGATCTGTGCCGTCCAGCAGCAGCCGCACCACCCGGCGCGACAGAACGAAGGTTTTGCCGGAACCCGCATTTGCGCTCACCCAGGCCGAGGCGCGCGGGCGGGAGGCGAGGTCTTGCCGCTGGCGCGTCAAATCCGGGATCTGAAATCCGCTCATGCCGGATCCTCCCCGCCAAGCGCCCATTCCTGGGCACGTGCCAAGTGATCATAGGGCCCGTCCATTTGCCGGCCCTGCATCACCCGGGCGCGGGAGAGATACCCAGTTTCTTCCTTGGCATAGTGGGCGATCAACTGTTCCAGCCGCTGCCAGGCATCCTCTATCAATTCTTCCAGTGCAGTGTCCTTCGGGTTCCGGCCAACTTCCAGAACCGGTTCTGTTCCACCTTTGAGCTGGAGGTAAAGAAGTTCCCCGATAGGCTCTCCAGCAGGAACATCCTTGAAACCTCCGCGCTGGATCATGGCAGCTTCCAGGGGTAACTGCGGCGACAGGAGCGCATCTACCTGTTTCTGCGACGGCACTTGCCCGGTCTTGTAATCAATCACGGCCAACGACCCGGAGGTCATCAGATCAATCCGGTCAGCCCGCCCGCGCAGACGGAAATCAAGCCCCGGAAGCTTCAATTCGACCCCTCCACCGATTTCCAGAAAGCGCTTGTCGATCTGTGGCGCCCTGTTTGCCTCATAGGCCACGAACCCGGCTGCAATCCGCTGGAAACGCGGCCACCATAGAGCCCTAATTACAGGAAAAGCATCTAGGGGCTCAAACAGTTCTTCGCCAATTTCCAAGAGGGCCTGCACCGCCGTATCGTCAAACGGCCCTGTCCAAGTGGACAAGAACTCGGCCAGCGCATCGTGAATAAGATTGCCCTTGTCGGCCGCGCCCGGCTCACCTCCAACCGGGTCGACCGGCTGAAGTTCAAGCGAATGGCGGGCAAATATGGCGTAGGGATCGCGCACCAGGCGTTCGATTTCCGTAATAGAGAGCGACTTTGGTCGGGCGGCCAACGGCGGTTTGGGCGAAGGCCGTACTGCCGGGCGGACCTCGCCTGCTTGCCGGTCCAAAAGGGCCGCAAGTTTTGTGTACCGGTTGCCCCGCCCTTCCATGTCAGATGTTGTTTCCGGGCCTGCCAGTGTCGTCAGCCGTTGCAACCAGCGAGAGGCAACCGTAGGCGCCCCATCGGCCCGTGCCGCCCGCGATAACAGAACACGCTTGGCGCCCATCCCTTGGGCAAAGTCATGCGCGGCAGCTCCAAGCCGGCGTTCAGGCGGTTCCAGCCCCATATCGCGCTTCATCGGCCGGTTCAGCCAGGGATCGTTGCGGGTGCGCTGTGGCCAAGTGCCCTCGTTGAGGCTACCGAGAATGACAAAGTCAAAAGACTGCAGCCGTGCTTCCATCGGCCCGAGGATCTGCACGCGCGGATCTCCGGGCAGCCGGCGGCGTACAGCTTCACCGGACATCAGCGCAGACAGGACAGCAGGCCACTCACGCGGCGGCACAGCTAGACCACTGGCCTCAGCTTCCAAAAGTCCCGCCCAAAAACTGGCTAACGCCTCTCCCGCTTCCGCGGCATAAAGTTCATCTGCCGACCCGGTTTCATCGGCAGAGATCGCCTGCATCACATCGACATGCGCCTGAACAAGAACCTCGACCTGCACCGGTTCCTTTGTGCCAGCCAGGTCTTCAAGCGGGGCAAGTGCCTGCTTCAGCCGGTCTACCAGATCTACAATGACGTCCCAGTCGCCTTCGTGAATTTTCTTCCAGCGCGGCGTATGAGCATCTTCAGCAGCTGCACGGCAAACCTCAACCGCATGAATCAAACCATCCGTGCCCGGTCTTGGCCGCTCCCCACGGATGACACCACGTTCTAGTGCACGGGCAGCGGAACGGATGTCCTTCACCGGCAGACCAAGCCGCGCCAGTGGATGTTTCAGAAGCGCCAGCAAGTCAATCGGTTCACAGCCGTTGAGCGCCAGTTTGGCAGCCAATATGGCCAGGATCGCCGGTGCCGTCTGGTCAAGTGGACGGCCGGCACTGTCATCGGCGACGATATTCCAGCGTGCAAGTTCGGCTGCAACGCGGCGGGTCAACATCCTGTCAGGTGAAATTAGCGCCGCCATTTCTCCAAGCTCAATGGCTTCGCGCAAAGCGATGGCAAGGCTCAAGGCTTCGTCCGCCTCGTTGCGGGCCGTCATCAGCGCAACATTTACAAGTGCCGTTTCCCGAATCTCGACCGGTGTATTGGCAAGGTACGCGGTCCAGCCATCGGACGTGTCTGCCGGACGCAGCGCCTCGGACACCAGTTTTTGCCGTTGTGCCAAGATCGGATCTGATTGACCTAGCGGATTGACTGCATCCCTTGTGACACCGAGCCGTTCCAGAAGCTGCTTCAAGGAATATTGCGGATGCGCGGATAGTGGCGGATGATTTTTACCAGCTACGAAGGATGCGCGGCCCGGCAGCGGCCGCTGGCCAAGCGCCTGCCAGGACAAGTCGTCTAGATCAAGATCCAAACCGGGTAGAACAATCACGCCTTGGTCCAGTCCGGCCACGGCCTTCAGAAGTTCTGAGGTTGCCGGCACCGAACCGGTGACACCGGCGACAATCACCGGGCCTTTCGGAGGATTGGCGGCAAGGCGCTGTGCTTCCCGGCGGATCAGGGCCGACCGACGGGCTTTTGGGTCCATCTTGCCGAGCTCGGCCAAATGCGCTGGCCAGGCTTCCTGGACAATCTTCAGAAAATCTAAAGTGATCTGCCAATAGCGGGCATGGTCGTCTGGCACCAGGCCTGCCAATTCGCTCCATTCGGCCTCTTCCGTTTCAACCTCGTCCATTAGGGTCAGCAGATCGCCCGCCAGCCAAGCGGCATCGGCCGTCGAAGCTGGCAAACCCAACGGCTCATCAGAGCGCAGACTTAATGCCTCCCGGCGCAAGGCGCCCTTCCAGGCCATCACCAGCCGGGTCATGGCCAGATGCCGGTCGATCAACGGCATAGCCTGGGGCAAGGGTTCCAAGTCAGGGGCAGCGCTCAGAGATTGCGCGTCTTCGTCGGCGTCACCGACCGGCCGGATAACAGGCAAAAGAACCGGCTTGCCGCCAAACTTCTTCTGAAACAGATCGGGAAGCAGACGGGCAGCGCGGCGGGTCGGCAGATAGAGCGTTGCCGATGACAGCAGCAACGGATCGTCCAGTGGCCTGAACCCAGGCACCAGATGTCCCTCAACGAGACTGTCGACAAGGGTTTCAAGAAAGGAAACGGACGGCGGGATCGTGAAAAGACGAGGCTGATCCGGCATTTTTAGGCGGCACTCTCGCGCACCGCGTATTCAGCCGCCCGGATCGCTTCCGGCGTGCCGATGTGGAGCCAGACCCCCTCCATCTGAACACCAAACAGGCGGCCCGCCTCGATCGCCTTGTCAAAGAGGACATTCATGGAAAACGGCCCGTCCGGCGCATTTTCAAAAAGGCGCGGATGCAAGATGGCGGCACCTGCATAGGCGAAAGGAGTCACGCCCTTTTCCGGACGGCGGGTTAAAGCACCGTCCCGTGCCATGTCAAAGTCACCACGGCCGTTGTAGGCGACCGCCTTAACTGTTTCGGCAACCAGAAGCAGGGCGTCCATGCGGCTGTCGTCCCAGGCTTCGACCATATGCTCCAGGTTTGGCTTGACTCCCTCTACCCAGTAACAGGTATCGGAGTTCAGCTGAAAGAACGGATCAGGGCCGAGAAGTGGCAGTGCGTTTTTAATGCCGCCGCCGGTTTCCAGAAGCAGGTCGCGCTCATCGGAGATCGTGATGTCCATGTCCTGCCGCTGGCGCACATGCACCTCAACGAGATCGGCCAGATAATGCACATTCACAACGCAGTTCTTCACGCCCGCAGCGGATAGCCGGTCCATGCCGTGATCAATCAGCGCCTGACCATTCACCTCAATCAACGGTTTGGGCGTCGTCGCCGTCAACGGCCGCATGCGCTTGCCGAGACCGGCGGCAAGAATCATGGCATTGGTGGGACGAAACCGCGTTTGTGTCATCGTTTTTCTCAGTTGTGGCAGGAGCTCTCTGGCACGAAAATTGCCGTCAAGCCCGATACTGCTGATACCATTTTTTTAGATCCGACAACACTGGCGACGCCAATACCCGGTCCAGATATGCCTCCATTCGGGGCAGATGACCAAGGTACGCCGATTTGCCATCGCGCCGGGCCAGCCGCACAAAAATTCCCAGTATCTTGGTTATCCGTTGCGCGGCCATGATTGAATAAGCATTTGAAAACGCTTGACTGTCAAAGCTGTCTGATTGCTCAGTCCGCGCCTTGACATAAGCATCATACAACGCGTTTTCCAAACTGGCATCTATATCTGTGCGTGCATCCAAAAGAAGCGATGCCACATCATAGGCCACCGGACCAATGACCGTATCCTGAAAATCGATGATCCCGATCCGGTCCGTGCCGTCCGCCTGCTCTTGCCACAACAGATTTGGCGAATGAAAATCCCGCAAAACCCAGCCAGTTTGCGCCGTTGAGCAAGCGTCCAGCGCTTGACGCCATAGGATTTCGAATTCGGCCTTGCTGTGCTCACTTGCCGGTTCACCGGTCATTTCCGGGACATACCAGTCCAGAAACAGCGACGCCTCGGCGATCAGTGCGTCGATGGAATAGAGCGGTACTTGATAGGTGTCACCGGTATCAAGCTGCACAGTTTCTGGAAAATCATGCGCGTGCATAGCTGCCAGAACATCAACAGCCGCGAAATACCGCTCCGGGACCGGCTTGCCATCAATAACAATGGTCTCGCTGCCCAGATATTCCGACAGCACCAATCCATTCTGAAAATCTGCTGATTTGATCGCCGGGGCATGAATTCCGGCCTTTCGCAGCTCCTGCCCGACAGCCGCAACAGAGCGGCAATCCTTGGCCAAATGCACTTTGTCCATATA
Proteins encoded:
- the addB gene encoding double-strand break repair protein AddB, coding for MPDQPRLFTIPPSVSFLETLVDSLVEGHLVPGFRPLDDPLLLSSATLYLPTRRAARLLPDLFQKKFGGKPVLLPVIRPVGDADEDAQSLSAAPDLEPLPQAMPLIDRHLAMTRLVMAWKGALRREALSLRSDEPLGLPASTADAAWLAGDLLTLMDEVETEEAEWSELAGLVPDDHARYWQITLDFLKIVQEAWPAHLAELGKMDPKARRSALIRREAQRLAANPPKGPVIVAGVTGSVPATSELLKAVAGLDQGVIVLPGLDLDLDDLSWQALGQRPLPGRASFVAGKNHPPLSAHPQYSLKQLLERLGVTRDAVNPLGQSDPILAQRQKLVSEALRPADTSDGWTAYLANTPVEIRETALVNVALMTARNEADEALSLAIALREAIELGEMAALISPDRMLTRRVAAELARWNIVADDSAGRPLDQTAPAILAILAAKLALNGCEPIDLLALLKHPLARLGLPVKDIRSAARALERGVIRGERPRPGTDGLIHAVEVCRAAAEDAHTPRWKKIHEGDWDVIVDLVDRLKQALAPLEDLAGTKEPVQVEVLVQAHVDVMQAISADETGSADELYAAEAGEALASFWAGLLEAEASGLAVPPREWPAVLSALMSGEAVRRRLPGDPRVQILGPMEARLQSFDFVILGSLNEGTWPQRTRNDPWLNRPMKRDMGLEPPERRLGAAAHDFAQGMGAKRVLLSRAARADGAPTVASRWLQRLTTLAGPETTSDMEGRGNRYTKLAALLDRQAGEVRPAVRPSPKPPLAARPKSLSITEIERLVRDPYAIFARHSLELQPVDPVGGEPGAADKGNLIHDALAEFLSTWTGPFDDTAVQALLEIGEELFEPLDAFPVIRALWWPRFQRIAAGFVAYEANRAPQIDKRFLEIGGGVELKLPGLDFRLRGRADRIDLMTSGSLAVIDYKTGQVPSQKQVDALLSPQLPLEAAMIQRGGFKDVPAGEPIGELLYLQLKGGTEPVLEVGRNPKDTALEELIEDAWQRLEQLIAHYAKEETGYLSRARVMQGRQMDGPYDHLARAQEWALGGEDPA
- the tsaE gene encoding tRNA (adenosine(37)-N6)-threonylcarbamoyltransferase complex ATPase subunit type 1 TsaE, producing MASHQLREPSNSFLTLTLSSEAETRQLAEDIALILKPGDVLCLSGDLGAGKSTFSRALIRNVAADYDLEVPSPTFTLVQPYDLARLNLSHFDLYRLEEPEELEELGLEELLEDGAALIEWPEKAEELLPDSALWLQFQHGDDEDTRQAVFFSEDPVWQERLEATLEIRAFLDETLEVTFERHHLAGDASLRTFERIDKGGESLVLMRWPFSDAMLPEPVRAYMDKVHLAKDCRSVAAVGQELRKAGIHAPAIKSADFQNGLVLSEYLGSETIVIDGKPVPERYFAAVDVLAAMHAHDFPETVQLDTGDTYQVPLYSIDALIAEASLFLDWYVPEMTGEPASEHSKAEFEILWRQALDACSTAQTGWVLRDFHSPNLLWQEQADGTDRIGIIDFQDTVIGPVAYDVASLLLDARTDIDASLENALYDAYVKARTEQSDSFDSQAFSNAYSIMAAQRITKILGIFVRLARRDGKSAYLGHLPRMEAYLDRVLASPVLSDLKKWYQQYRA
- a CDS encoding nucleotidyltransferase family protein; translated protein: MTQTRFRPTNAMILAAGLGKRMRPLTATTPKPLIEVNGQALIDHGMDRLSAAGVKNCVVNVHYLADLVEVHVRQRQDMDITISDERDLLLETGGGIKNALPLLGPDPFFQLNSDTCYWVEGVKPNLEHMVEAWDDSRMDALLLVAETVKAVAYNGRGDFDMARDGALTRRPEKGVTPFAYAGAAILHPRLFENAPDGPFSMNVLFDKAIEAGRLFGVQMEGVWLHIGTPEAIRAAEYAVRESAA